A stretch of the Teretinema zuelzerae genome encodes the following:
- a CDS encoding diaminopimelate decarboxylase translates to MSEKSFPLTLQDLRGLTAQYPTPFYLYDEKGIREHARRFMNAFSSRFPGFREYFAVKACPNPFIMKILAAEGLGADCSSMPELILAQKSGLTGDQVMFTSNETPESEYVYANLMNAIINLDDITHIDYLDKALGGLPELICFRYNPGPLRDGNALIGKPEEAKYGLTRPQILEAYAEAAKRGAKRFGLHTMVASNELNPDYFVETARMLFELAVEIKEKTGVAVEFINMGGGIGIPYRPGQKAIDYDYVADKMKAAYDAVMKPAGLDPVRICFECGRPFTGPYGWLVTKAIHEKHIYREYIGVDASMADLMRPGMYGAYHHVSVVGKEDAPASKTYDVVGSLCENCDKFAVQRELPEIEKGDFVVIHDAGAHGRAMGFNYNAKLRAGELLLREDGKIIEIRRKEIIDDYFATLDFKKLPGFKA, encoded by the coding sequence ATGAGCGAAAAATCCTTCCCGCTGACTCTGCAGGATCTCCGCGGGCTGACCGCGCAGTACCCGACTCCCTTCTATCTCTACGACGAGAAGGGAATCCGCGAGCACGCCAGGCGTTTTATGAACGCATTCAGCTCCCGCTTCCCCGGTTTCCGCGAGTACTTCGCGGTAAAAGCCTGCCCCAATCCCTTCATCATGAAGATTCTCGCGGCCGAGGGACTCGGCGCGGATTGCTCCAGCATGCCCGAACTCATTCTGGCTCAGAAGTCCGGCCTTACCGGCGATCAGGTGATGTTCACCTCGAACGAGACGCCCGAATCGGAATACGTCTACGCGAATCTGATGAACGCCATAATCAATCTGGACGATATCACCCATATCGACTATCTGGACAAGGCCTTGGGCGGTTTGCCCGAGCTTATCTGTTTCCGCTACAATCCCGGCCCCCTCCGCGACGGCAACGCCCTCATCGGCAAGCCCGAGGAAGCAAAGTACGGCCTCACCCGGCCCCAAATTCTCGAAGCGTACGCGGAAGCCGCCAAACGGGGAGCGAAGCGCTTCGGACTGCACACGATGGTGGCCTCCAACGAGCTCAATCCCGACTATTTCGTCGAGACAGCCCGCATGCTCTTCGAGCTCGCCGTCGAGATCAAGGAAAAAACCGGCGTTGCCGTCGAGTTCATCAACATGGGCGGCGGCATCGGCATTCCCTACCGGCCGGGGCAGAAGGCGATCGATTACGACTATGTCGCCGATAAAATGAAGGCCGCCTACGACGCCGTCATGAAGCCTGCAGGCCTTGATCCGGTCCGGATCTGCTTCGAGTGCGGCCGGCCCTTCACCGGACCCTACGGCTGGCTGGTGACGAAGGCGATCCACGAGAAGCACATCTACCGCGAGTACATCGGAGTCGACGCCAGCATGGCCGACCTCATGCGGCCCGGAATGTACGGCGCCTATCACCATGTTTCGGTCGTCGGCAAGGAAGACGCTCCCGCGTCTAAAACCTACGACGTGGTCGGATCCCTGTGCGAAAACTGCGACAAATTCGCAGTTCAGCGCGAGCTTCCGGAAATCGAGAAGGGCGACTTCGTCGTGATCCACGACGCCGGAGCCCACGGCCGGGCGATGGGGTTCAACTACAACGCGAAGCTCCGCGCCGGAGAACTTCTCCTGCGCGAAGACGGAAAGATCATCGAAATCCGCCGCAAGGAAATCATCGACGATTATTTCGCCACGCTTGATTTCAAGAAGCTTCCGGGCTTCAAGGCGTAA
- the asd gene encoding aspartate-semialdehyde dehydrogenase has protein sequence MSQKIPVGILGATGAVGQNYIYLLQNHPWFEVSYIAASPRSAGKSYREVVASKWLLGANIPEGVADLIIEDANDASKALGRCRFVFSALELDSKDEIKALENAYAALGIPVVSNASAHRWSEDVPMLIPEINADHISVIDAQRKTHGWDKGFVAVKPNCSLQSYMTPIWALMQAGYEVKRMFVTTMQAVSGAGYPGVPSLDMIDNVVPYIGGEEEKSEKEPLKILGKVENGKIVNFGGLKVSAHCNRVPVINGHTACISLEFGDKKPSLAEVEKIWREFRALPQELDLPFAPRQPIIVRSEANRPQPRRDRDEDKGMAVSVGRLRECPLFDIRFVGLSHNTVRGAAGGGILNAELLKAKGYLA, from the coding sequence ATGAGTCAAAAGATACCCGTAGGAATACTCGGCGCCACCGGCGCCGTCGGCCAGAATTATATCTATCTTCTGCAGAACCATCCCTGGTTCGAAGTCTCGTATATCGCGGCGAGCCCCCGTTCTGCCGGAAAAAGCTACCGCGAGGTAGTCGCGAGCAAGTGGCTGCTCGGCGCGAACATCCCCGAAGGAGTCGCGGACCTGATCATCGAAGACGCGAACGACGCCTCGAAGGCTCTCGGCCGCTGCCGCTTCGTATTCAGCGCCCTCGAGCTGGACAGCAAGGACGAAATCAAGGCCCTGGAAAATGCGTACGCGGCCCTCGGCATTCCGGTCGTCTCCAACGCCTCCGCCCATCGCTGGTCGGAGGACGTTCCCATGCTCATCCCCGAAATCAACGCCGACCACATTTCCGTCATCGACGCCCAGCGCAAAACCCACGGCTGGGACAAGGGCTTCGTCGCCGTCAAGCCGAACTGCTCCCTCCAGAGCTACATGACCCCCATCTGGGCCCTCATGCAGGCCGGCTACGAGGTGAAGCGCATGTTCGTCACCACCATGCAGGCCGTCTCCGGCGCCGGTTATCCGGGCGTGCCCAGCCTCGACATGATCGACAACGTGGTTCCCTACATCGGCGGCGAAGAGGAAAAGAGCGAGAAGGAACCCCTCAAGATTCTCGGCAAGGTCGAGAACGGAAAGATCGTCAACTTCGGCGGCCTCAAGGTTTCCGCCCACTGCAACCGCGTGCCGGTCATCAACGGACACACTGCCTGCATCAGCCTCGAATTCGGCGACAAGAAGCCGTCCCTTGCAGAGGTTGAAAAAATCTGGCGCGAATTCCGCGCCCTGCCCCAGGAGCTGGACCTTCCCTTCGCTCCCCGCCAGCCGATCATCGTGCGCTCAGAAGCGAATCGCCCGCAGCCAAGGCGCGACCGCGACGAGGACAAGGGCATGGCCGTTTCCGTCGGCCGTCTCCGCGAATGCCCCCTGTTCGACATCCGCTTCGTCGGTCTTTCGCACAACACCGTGCGCGGAGCCGCCGGCGGCGGAATCCTGAACGCCGAACTCCTCAAGGCGAAGGGGTACCTCGCATGA
- the dapA gene encoding 4-hydroxy-tetrahydrodipicolinate synthase gives MMKLRGAFTALVTPMKEDGSVDFEGFRDLVRFQLKSGISGIVPLGTTGETPTLDESEEETLIDIAMEEAKGKVPVIVGAGSNNTRDAVKYVKRAKQKGADYALVVTPYYNKPNDEGIFLHFAACAEVGLPIIVYNIAGRTGKNISTALLARIAELPNIAGVNEASGDINQMMEVIETIARKKPGFSVLSGDDALTLPLAALGGDGVISVVSNIAPAEVTALATAAVNGDMEKARTLHYKLLPAFKAAFVETNPVPIKAVMNMKGLPAGSLRLPLAPLDPANAPKLRAAFQAAGIL, from the coding sequence ATGATGAAACTGCGTGGAGCATTCACCGCCCTGGTCACCCCGATGAAGGAAGACGGCTCAGTCGACTTCGAGGGATTCCGCGATCTGGTGCGGTTCCAGCTCAAAAGCGGTATTTCCGGAATCGTTCCCCTGGGAACCACGGGCGAAACCCCGACCCTGGACGAGAGCGAAGAAGAAACCTTGATCGACATTGCCATGGAGGAAGCCAAAGGAAAGGTTCCCGTCATCGTGGGCGCCGGGAGCAACAATACCCGGGATGCGGTCAAATACGTCAAACGCGCCAAACAGAAGGGAGCCGACTACGCTCTGGTCGTGACTCCCTACTACAATAAGCCCAACGACGAGGGAATTTTCCTGCATTTCGCCGCCTGCGCGGAAGTGGGTCTTCCCATTATCGTATACAACATCGCCGGACGGACCGGCAAGAATATTTCCACCGCTCTGCTCGCCCGCATCGCCGAACTTCCGAATATCGCGGGAGTCAATGAAGCTTCGGGCGACATCAACCAGATGATGGAAGTCATCGAAACCATCGCCCGAAAAAAGCCCGGCTTTAGCGTCCTTTCCGGCGACGACGCGCTGACTCTCCCCCTCGCGGCCCTCGGCGGCGACGGAGTCATTTCGGTCGTGTCCAACATCGCTCCGGCGGAAGTAACCGCCCTCGCGACGGCTGCGGTGAACGGAGACATGGAAAAAGCCCGAACGCTTCATTACAAGCTGCTTCCGGCCTTCAAGGCTGCCTTCGTGGAAACCAATCCGGTTCCCATCAAGGCGGTCATGAACATGAAGGGCCTGCCCGCGGGATCTCTCCGGCTGCCTCTGGCTCCGCTCGATCCGGCTAACGCTCCCAAGCTCCGCGCCGCCTTCCAGGCCGCCGGAATTCTTTGA
- a CDS encoding YhjD/YihY/BrkB family envelope integrity protein codes for MKKMLKNPGELFRKIWITSGAFLENDLFTYAAAGACNFILSALPILLMTLAVLLRVFHASPEALLQLVDSVLPQFHVFDYETTVSSILYARTTSWVEIILGLTIFWMARRFFASLQRGLAQIWRKRGKGRPIRENLLIIAGEVLLVVLIVSTAISVTTANAFFRSALSRELINPAAANFLSRLFLYTPLGAIFLFLFLVYDLLPRVRPAHQDAALAAAACTASFWITQTLYSLFIDMTRYNLVYGILSNAIVLVLEVYTFFLLFLYWAQFLYAKQFYESFLVSRICLLPPADETNLFRRIERRIFRRPELFFRKYACEYRAGDAVYSKNDESQGLFYIWKGSILTETKNEISRLGEGSVFGEIESLSGALRISTVRAETDSTVLKIPEDIFLETLEVDGELSRWALFSMTDFLRKKQGKTISMHP; via the coding sequence ATGAAAAAGATGCTCAAAAACCCCGGAGAGCTGTTCAGAAAAATCTGGATTACCTCAGGCGCCTTCCTCGAGAACGATCTGTTTACCTACGCGGCCGCAGGAGCCTGCAATTTCATACTTTCGGCCCTGCCGATTCTGCTCATGACGCTTGCTGTCCTTTTGCGCGTGTTCCACGCTTCCCCGGAAGCCCTGCTCCAGCTGGTAGATTCAGTACTTCCCCAATTCCATGTCTTCGATTACGAGACTACGGTTTCATCCATATTATACGCGCGCACGACCAGTTGGGTGGAAATCATTCTGGGACTGACGATTTTCTGGATGGCCCGCCGGTTCTTCGCCTCTCTGCAGCGGGGCCTCGCGCAGATCTGGAGGAAGCGGGGCAAGGGACGGCCGATACGGGAAAACCTGCTGATCATCGCCGGAGAGGTGCTGCTCGTGGTATTGATTGTGAGCACGGCGATATCGGTCACCACCGCAAACGCGTTTTTCCGTTCTGCCCTCTCGCGCGAACTGATCAACCCCGCGGCCGCGAATTTCCTGTCGCGTCTGTTTCTCTACACTCCGCTGGGAGCGATTTTCCTCTTTCTCTTCCTGGTGTACGATCTGCTTCCGCGCGTGCGGCCGGCTCACCAGGACGCGGCTCTCGCGGCGGCGGCGTGCACCGCCTCGTTCTGGATCACGCAAACCCTGTATTCGCTGTTCATCGATATGACCCGATACAATCTGGTGTACGGCATCCTGAGCAACGCGATCGTGCTGGTGCTGGAGGTGTATACCTTCTTTTTGCTGTTTCTGTACTGGGCGCAGTTTCTGTACGCCAAGCAATTCTACGAAAGCTTTCTGGTTTCCCGGATCTGCCTGCTCCCTCCGGCTGACGAAACGAATCTGTTCCGCAGAATCGAGCGGAGGATCTTCCGGCGCCCGGAGCTTTTTTTCCGCAAATACGCCTGCGAATACCGGGCCGGGGACGCCGTCTATTCGAAAAACGACGAAAGCCAGGGACTCTTTTATATCTGGAAGGGTTCGATTTTGACGGAGACGAAAAACGAGATTTCACGACTCGGGGAAGGAAGCGTCTTCGGCGAAATAGAAAGCCTCTCCGGAGCCCTCAGGATATCTACCGTACGCGCCGAGACGGATTCGACGGTCCTGAAAATCCCGGAGGATATCTTCCTGGAAACCCTGGAAGTGGACGGAGAGCTTTCCCGCTGGGCCCTTTTTTCCATGACGGACTTTTTGCGTAAAAAACAGGGGAAAACTATTTCCATGCACCCGTGA
- the glmS gene encoding glutamine--fructose-6-phosphate transaminase (isomerizing) translates to MCGIVGYIGDEEATPVLINALKKLEYRGYDSAGIAVLGTESLIVRKAKGALKFLEQKIATEIIQGSMGIGHTRWATHGEPSDINSHPHTDVSGKIAVVHNGIIENHAKLRSWLEGHGVVFRSQTDTEVVAHMIDFHYNGNLLEAVQETLKRLEGSYALAVICESDPDRIIAVRKDSPLIIGAGDGENLIASDVPAILEYTRDVYYLDDRELAVLYRDRVEFFDEEGNPRNKELVHVEWDVAAAEKGGYEHFMLKEIHEQPKALTDTLRARVKTYSNKTIHLEEIGFDASWAEASRVVITACGTAWHAGVVGKYAFEHFARIPTDVDIASEYRYRKPIFNPKDIFIIISQSGETADTLAAMRMAKKGGARIIAITNVVGSTLAREADLVMYTWAGPEIAVASTKAFTTQLMCVYLIAMQFGSLRGTISEDELTGYIDALEQIPAQAESLLAHKEAIQRFASQQFNKTKAFFMGRLFDYAISLESALKLKEISYTHSEAFAAGELKHGPIALVDESTLVVAICTQSALFDKMDSNIKEVKARGATVLVITYEGEPYFDGTADEIFRIPRTLDPLTPILSVIPSQLYAYYASLQRGLDPDKPRNLAKSVTVE, encoded by the coding sequence ATGTGCGGAATTGTCGGATATATCGGTGACGAAGAAGCCACCCCGGTGTTGATTAACGCCCTTAAAAAACTTGAGTACCGCGGTTACGATTCTGCGGGAATAGCCGTTCTTGGAACCGAGAGCCTCATCGTTCGAAAAGCCAAGGGCGCATTGAAATTTCTTGAACAGAAAATAGCGACGGAGATTATCCAGGGATCCATGGGAATCGGGCATACCCGCTGGGCGACCCACGGAGAGCCGAGCGACATCAATTCGCATCCCCATACGGACGTATCAGGAAAAATAGCTGTCGTGCATAACGGAATCATCGAAAACCACGCGAAGCTTCGTTCCTGGCTCGAAGGCCACGGAGTCGTATTCCGCAGCCAGACGGATACGGAAGTAGTAGCCCACATGATAGACTTCCATTACAACGGAAACCTCCTTGAAGCCGTCCAGGAAACCCTGAAGCGTCTTGAAGGCTCGTACGCCCTCGCGGTGATTTGCGAAAGCGACCCGGACAGGATCATCGCCGTGAGAAAAGACTCGCCCCTCATCATCGGAGCCGGCGACGGAGAAAACCTCATCGCGAGCGACGTTCCGGCGATTCTGGAATACACCCGCGACGTATACTATCTCGACGACCGGGAGCTGGCGGTGCTCTACCGCGACCGGGTGGAGTTCTTCGACGAAGAGGGCAATCCGCGGAACAAGGAGCTGGTGCACGTAGAATGGGACGTGGCGGCGGCGGAAAAGGGCGGATACGAACACTTCATGCTCAAGGAGATCCACGAGCAGCCGAAGGCCCTCACCGACACCCTCCGCGCGCGCGTGAAAACATACTCGAACAAGACGATACACCTTGAAGAAATCGGATTCGACGCATCCTGGGCCGAGGCGAGCCGGGTGGTGATCACCGCCTGCGGCACCGCGTGGCACGCCGGAGTCGTAGGAAAGTACGCCTTCGAGCACTTCGCGCGCATCCCGACGGACGTAGACATCGCGAGCGAATACCGCTACCGCAAGCCCATCTTCAACCCGAAGGACATCTTCATCATCATCAGCCAGTCGGGAGAAACCGCCGATACCCTGGCAGCCATGCGCATGGCGAAAAAAGGCGGAGCCCGCATCATCGCGATCACCAACGTAGTCGGCTCCACGCTCGCGCGAGAGGCCGACCTCGTGATGTACACCTGGGCGGGCCCGGAGATCGCGGTCGCCTCGACCAAGGCATTCACCACGCAGCTCATGTGCGTGTATCTGATCGCCATGCAGTTCGGATCGCTCCGGGGAACCATCAGCGAAGACGAACTCACCGGCTACATCGACGCCCTCGAGCAGATACCAGCCCAGGCCGAATCCCTGCTCGCCCACAAGGAAGCGATTCAGCGCTTCGCCAGCCAGCAGTTCAACAAAACCAAGGCCTTCTTCATGGGCCGCCTCTTCGATTACGCGATCAGTCTGGAAAGCGCCCTCAAACTCAAGGAAATCAGCTATACCCACTCCGAGGCCTTCGCGGCAGGAGAGCTGAAACACGGACCGATCGCCCTCGTGGACGAGTCGACCCTGGTCGTCGCTATCTGCACGCAAAGCGCCCTGTTCGACAAGATGGATTCGAACATCAAGGAAGTGAAGGCGCGCGGAGCGACCGTCCTGGTGATCACCTACGAGGGAGAACCCTACTTCGACGGAACCGCGGACGAGATATTCCGCATTCCCCGCACCCTCGATCCGCTGACGCCGATTCTCTCGGTGATCCCGAGCCAGCTGTACGCCTATTACGCCTCGCTGCAGCGCGGACTCGATCCCGACAAGCCGAGGAACCTCGCGAAGAGCGTCACGGTAGAATAA
- a CDS encoding cysteine hydrolase family protein: protein MKIALLIIDMQKASWSGTSRKEMDKAAETLRGILPFFRERKLPVIWIQDVSSMNSPDHPGEAFDLIDGLEPLDRETRVRKRYWNAFNKTELKDVLEAEKVKTVILAGYCAECCVLSTYRGALDLDLEPILLEGALASENPDNRRFVQRISKTASPVMVRRLAGSAAEPEATPDCCPR from the coding sequence ATGAAAATAGCACTTTTGATAATCGATATGCAGAAAGCTTCCTGGTCGGGAACGAGCAGGAAGGAAATGGACAAGGCGGCGGAAACCCTGCGGGGAATCCTCCCCTTTTTCCGGGAACGGAAACTGCCGGTGATCTGGATTCAGGACGTCAGCTCGATGAACAGTCCCGATCATCCGGGAGAAGCCTTCGACCTCATCGACGGCCTTGAGCCGCTCGACCGCGAAACCCGCGTCCGCAAGCGGTATTGGAACGCCTTCAACAAGACGGAACTGAAAGACGTCCTCGAAGCTGAAAAGGTTAAAACCGTTATTCTCGCCGGATACTGCGCGGAGTGCTGCGTGCTTTCCACGTACCGGGGCGCGCTTGATCTGGATCTGGAGCCGATTCTGTTGGAAGGCGCGCTCGCAAGCGAAAATCCGGATAACCGGAGGTTCGTACAACGGATCAGCAAAACGGCATCCCCGGTTATGGTCCGCCGGCTGGCGGGAAGCGCGGCGGAACCGGAAGCAACCCCGGACTGTTGCCCGCGATAA
- the guaA gene encoding glutamine-hydrolyzing GMP synthase has product MDHDKIVVLDFGSQYAHLIAKRLRLMGFYSEIALPQAEVASLAAAKGIVFSGGPSSVYDEHVPEFNSDILKLDIPILGLCYGHQLMAKEYGASVGKAEVGEFGIAHLTASTGAGNAIPASPLFEGIALPSQVWMSHQDAVLSLPAGFETVASTKDCPYAALQDLKRKRFSLQCHVEVKDTPEGDRILANFANRICGMEKNWSRDQVLETIMTEIRDAADGRGIGTNGRERDGKKRKVLLFLSGGVDSTVAFALLNAALGQERVLGLHIDNGFMRKDESRIIEKRYKEAGFTNFIVEDASEAFLQAVYKEADPQKKRKAIGETFIRVRDSVVARLKLAEDDWLLGQGTLYPDIIESGGTKNSHVIKTHHNRVDGIQALIEKGLIIEPLKDLYKDEVRIIGKQVGLSDELVFRHPFPGPGLSINVLCSDGVFADRAEFEASGERIKAISIEGALTKGRFSGISVLPVRSVGVQGDFRTYRFPAVLSFGDIFGDFPSWDELEELSSKITNASADVNRTVVELWKRPGAEPALRELWCDKPRLDQTREADAIVLDELKKAGWYSAIFQHLTINLPLASGPDRCSIVLRPVVSEDVMTARFAHLDRDLLKRIVERIVALGFVDAIYYDITNKPPATFGWE; this is encoded by the coding sequence ATGGATCACGACAAAATAGTAGTTTTGGACTTCGGCAGCCAGTACGCCCATCTCATCGCCAAGCGATTGCGCCTGATGGGTTTTTATTCGGAAATCGCCCTGCCCCAGGCGGAAGTCGCCTCTCTCGCGGCGGCGAAGGGAATCGTGTTTTCAGGCGGACCCTCTTCCGTCTACGATGAGCATGTTCCCGAATTTAATTCAGACATATTGAAGCTCGACATCCCTATTCTGGGATTGTGCTACGGCCACCAACTAATGGCGAAGGAATACGGCGCGTCGGTCGGCAAGGCCGAGGTCGGCGAATTCGGCATCGCGCATCTGACAGCTTCGACCGGCGCAGGAAACGCTATTCCCGCGTCTCCCCTTTTCGAGGGAATCGCCCTGCCCTCCCAGGTGTGGATGAGCCATCAGGACGCGGTTCTAAGCCTTCCCGCAGGATTCGAGACGGTCGCCTCGACGAAGGACTGCCCCTATGCGGCGCTGCAGGACCTGAAGAGAAAGCGATTCAGCCTTCAGTGCCATGTGGAAGTGAAGGACACCCCGGAAGGCGACAGGATTCTCGCTAATTTCGCGAACCGCATTTGCGGCATGGAGAAAAACTGGAGCCGCGATCAGGTTCTGGAAACGATAATGACGGAGATCCGCGATGCCGCCGACGGAAGGGGCATCGGAACGAACGGCCGGGAGCGGGACGGCAAAAAGCGCAAGGTGCTGCTCTTCCTCTCCGGCGGAGTGGACTCTACGGTCGCGTTCGCCCTCCTTAACGCGGCGCTCGGCCAGGAGCGCGTACTGGGCCTTCATATCGACAACGGCTTTATGCGCAAGGACGAAAGCAGGATTATCGAGAAGCGCTACAAGGAAGCGGGTTTTACGAATTTCATCGTGGAGGACGCGAGCGAGGCCTTTCTGCAGGCGGTATATAAGGAAGCCGATCCGCAGAAAAAGCGAAAGGCGATCGGAGAAACCTTCATCCGGGTCCGGGATTCGGTCGTGGCGCGGCTCAAGCTCGCCGAGGACGACTGGCTCCTGGGCCAGGGAACGCTGTATCCGGATATCATCGAGTCCGGCGGCACGAAAAACTCCCATGTGATTAAAACGCATCACAACCGCGTCGACGGCATACAGGCCCTGATCGAAAAGGGCTTGATCATCGAACCGCTGAAGGATCTCTATAAGGACGAGGTCAGGATAATCGGCAAACAGGTCGGGCTTTCCGACGAGCTGGTATTCCGCCATCCCTTCCCGGGCCCCGGGCTTTCCATCAATGTGCTGTGCAGCGACGGCGTGTTCGCCGACAGGGCGGAGTTCGAAGCCTCCGGAGAGCGAATCAAAGCGATTTCTATCGAGGGCGCTTTGACCAAAGGACGATTCAGCGGGATTTCCGTTCTTCCCGTCCGATCGGTCGGCGTCCAGGGCGATTTCAGAACCTACCGGTTCCCGGCGGTGCTTTCGTTCGGCGACATCTTCGGCGACTTTCCCTCTTGGGACGAGCTTGAAGAGCTTTCTTCCAAAATCACGAACGCCAGCGCCGACGTGAATCGAACAGTCGTGGAATTGTGGAAACGCCCGGGCGCGGAACCGGCGCTCCGAGAACTTTGGTGCGACAAGCCGAGGCTCGACCAGACGAGGGAGGCCGACGCAATCGTGCTCGACGAGCTGAAGAAGGCCGGCTGGTACAGCGCAATTTTTCAGCATTTGACGATTAATCTCCCGCTCGCCTCGGGACCGGACCGATGCTCCATCGTGCTGCGTCCGGTCGTTTCGGAAGACGTGATGACGGCGCGCTTCGCCCATCTGGACAGGGATCTGCTCAAGCGCATCGTCGAGAGGATCGTGGCGCTCGGATTCGTGGACGCAATCTATTACGATATTACGAACAAGCCGCCGGCCACCTTCGGGTGGGAATAA